In the genome of Paenibacillus pabuli, the window TAGCAACTCGTTCATTAAATCCACACTGCCGTCCTCATCACATTGTTTACGGAACTGAGGAACATCAGTAAATGACATTTGCAAATCCTGACTAACAAGACCATAAACGCCGAACATCTCAAAAGCTCCTCTTTGTTCTATCCGGTAATTCATCTCGACATCTCCTCTTATTGAGATATGAAAGGACATTCGAGGATAGGCTTTTAAGGAAACGCCTTTATCGCGCGCAGATATCGGCATAATCCCATGGAGATTCTTAAACGCCCGTGCGAACGCTTCCGGCGATTGGTATCCATATTTCATAGCAACATCGATTACCCTTGCATCGGTTGTCTGCAATTCAAAAGCCGCTAATGTCAAACGACGACGTCGGATGTACTCGGATAACGTGATTCCGGTGATGAACGGGAACATTCGTTGAAAATGATACGTAGAGCAGCAGGCAATCTGCGCTATGTCATCATATGAGATATTGTTCGCCAAATTCGTTTCGATATGATCCATTGCGCTTTTCATTCTCTCCAACCAATCCATCGTTCTCCCTCCCTTCGAGTTAAATACTATCGTAAATAAAAAAGACTTTCCGTGCATTTCCTGCACCAAATTGTCAGCATCGTTCGCATCCCGTGAAGACCAATCCCAGCAAATCTTGTCTAATTAGGTTCTGCCTCGTCACCACGATAACCTGCCCGTTAGCTGAATAAAAGCAGCCGATCACATGGATCGGCTGCCTACTTGGCATTATTGACTTATCGTTTCCCGTTAGTTGAACGCATCAATAGAATTAAATGCAAACATTATTTCTGCTTCACAAACCCATTCATTGTTTACCATTTCCGATTTTGTTCCTTTGACAATCTGTCCCTTGGTTCCCTATTTTGTTTTTTTAGCAGCATGGCGGTAATATTTTATCACCCTGCGATACATTGTCTTATCCTTTAATTGATTGAAAATATAAGGGTCCGGTTTAACATTCACCTCAATAATCCAGGGTTTCAACCTCCGGTCCAGCCCGATATCCACGCCGATTTGCTTCAGGTACGGGTATTTTTTCTTCATGTGGCGTGCAATACGTAATCCAAGCTCATTCATCTCCTGGATGAGTTCATTTCTGCGTTTCAGGGATGCATGAGATTCCAGCAGTCTGTGAACATCCATTGGTTTACCACCGCTGTGATAATTGGTCACGATTTTTTTCGGATGACCGAGTCGGCCGATGACTCCCGTAGCCTCCCACTGATTGTTGGGACTTAACTGTATCATGACTCTGATATCAAAACGCCTCTTGTTGTGCTTAAGCAGATCGATTCCTCTCTGAATGAGATAGCTTCTTTTATGCACCAGACGTGCAAGACTTGCATGGAACGAGTCAAAGTTGTCAAATGTCAGGCGTTTTTGTTCAATCTGATAGGCAAAATTCTGATGACTCACCATCTCCGCCTTTATGACACCCATTCCGTAAGTGCCAATCTCAGGTTTAATATAAACCATTCCGTATCTGCTGATCATGGACCGCAGATTGGCTTTGTTATATCGCTGCGTATCAGGTATAAATGGTTTGATGGAACCATTATTGAGGATCACTTTTGTTTTCAACCATTTGCTTCTTAACGGCTTCAATTTATCAACCCCCATATAACACACACTTCTCCCTTCAGCAAATGAATCAAACCCTGCTGTTTCATCAAGATCATGCATTATATGTAATACCGATAAAACAACCCTAAACAAATGCCCTTATTCGTAAAAACGGTATATTCGCACATGCCCTGACCAAACCAATTTTGCACACATATCATGAACAAGACGTAACCATTTGTGCAAGGAGTTGAGAAGATGCCAGTTCAGCATGGAATACAGTTAAAACGTGCGCCTATGATCGATGTTCTTATACCTGCGATCGAAAAAGATTTGAGCACCCTTCCCCAAGTTATTGATAATATTCGCCGTTATGTACGGCATCCGATTGGACAGATTTATATTGTTTCCCCGACCAGCAACAAAATCAGAAACCTTTGTTCCCGCAAACACTGCATTTTTGTTAACGAGCGGTCAGTCCTGCCTATCACCAAAAACGATATACACTATCAATCATCCCGCTGGGACCGCTCAGGCTGGTTATATCAACAACTGCTTAAAATGAACGGGGATCACATTGTGAGAGCGAAGCACTTTCTCGTGATGGATGCGGATACGGTGCTCATTAGACCTCATACATTTATTGTTGAAAATAAGACGGTATTTTACTGTCGCGACTGGAGTCAGCCAGAATATTTCAACACCTACCGCAAGCTGTTAGACATGAAAGCACCGCGCCCACGCTCTTTTGTCACCCATTATATGCTGTTCGAAAAATCGAAACTCTCTGCTTTGAAAAAGAAAATCGAAACGATCCATCAGCTACCATGGTACAAAGCGATTATCTCGAATATCAATAAGAAGAAGCAGTTTGGGTTCTCCGAGTATGAGACCTATGCCAATTTTATGTATTCGAAGAACCCGGCCAGCATGATCCTGAAAAGTTCCATGAATAAAAGTCTGAACATGAACGCTTCTTCGTTAAAAGAACAACAAATTCGCAATTTTGCGCTTAAATACCGATCTCTTTCCTTTCACAAACGTAAAATCTATAGCAAAACTCCCCGAGCTTAAGGAGGAAGCCCATGCATATCGTACTGCTATGTGGCGGCTCAGGCAAAAGGCTTTGGCCGCTGTCCAATGAGCTTCGCTCCAAGCTGTTCGTGGATATACTTCCGTCACCTGCAGGTGGGAGGGAATCCATGATCAGCAGAGTATGCCGCCAGCTTGACAGCTCAGGCTTACTGGACTCAACGCTCATCATTTCACATCAGGACCAGACCGACATTACAACCCGTCATACCAAAGGCAAGATACCTGTCATTGGAGAACCTTTCAAGCGAGGAACTTTTACCGCAGCTGCCTTGGCGGCCTTGTATCTGAAATCCTCCGGCGCGGCTGAACCTGACGATATGATTTGTATCGCGCCAGCGGATGTGTTCGCCGATGAGGACTTTTTCAGGAGTTTCAAATTACTTCCGGATATATTGAAACAGACTCATGCCGATATCATTTTAATTGGGACAAGGCCCACATACGCTTCAGAACAATATGGATATATCCTGCCAGGAAGAAAAGAACCTAATGGGTATGCACCGGTTACACAATTCATAGAGAAACCTGAATTGGATGCCGCTGAAACCCTGCTACAACATGGCGCATTGTGGAACTGCGGGGTGTATGCCTTTTCTCTTGCGTTTATGTTGTCCCATATTGAAAAAAATGGCCTTCCGGTTCATTACGAACAATTGTTAACCCTGTATGAACAGTTGCCTGAACGCAGTTTTGACAAACAAGTTGCTGAACAAACGCAACGGGCTGTTGTACTGCCATATGAGGGTGTATGGCAGGATATCGGGAGCTGGGATGCTCTGTGTAATCAGTTGGATTCCAATGTATTGGGACACGGCAGAATATCCGAATCCTCCCCGGATTCCTACATCGTTAACGAGCTCCCTTATCCGATCCACGTCATCGGAGTCCCAGGAATTATCACTGTCGCAAGTCCGGACGGAATTCTCATAGCCAACAAAAAAAATTCAAATGAAATTAAAGAGCAATTGGGCAGTATTCCACTGCAACCGATGTACGTCGAGGCAACTTGGGGCAGCTATCGGGTCATGGAGAGATTGGTAGAAGACGAAAATACAACCGTAACCACATTGAATATGACGCTTTTGCCTGGCAAACATATCGGATTACGCCAGCATCGATTAGGGTGCCGAGCATGGACTGTAATTTCAGGCAGTGGGCAGGTGCTTATTAACGGGCAGATCAGGCAGGTGACCACAGGCAATCAGTTTGCGATTACCTTGAATAGCCTCTTTTCTATTCTGGCCGAAACCAGGATGGTAATTCTTGAGGTCCAGCTTGGCGTACCGGAGAATGAGGACAGCATGCCTTATGAAGCAGAGGATTGGAAGGTAATGATTGAGCGTGCAGGATCTTATAAATCACCGGATTAATGCAAGATGAAGAAAAAAGCCGCCCATATGGCGACTCCTTATGCTTTCTAGACAAAGGTAAGCCTAACGGAAAGAGCTTTATCGTCTTTCATACTCGTGAAAGGCTGGAAGCTTTCCGCAGTATTTGTTTGAGGTTCGAATGAAAAATCTTGACAAACTATTAGCTGGTTTAGTTGAACAAAAGCAGCCGATCACATGGATCAGCTGCTTCTTTCATTTTCCGATAATTTAATAAAACAAAGATCTAGGAATAATTCAAAGCAGTCTTTAATGGTGCTACCATTATATGATAGAGTACTTTGGTTTCATCATCGACAATAAACGTGATCGTATACACATCTTCAATATTTTGAATTGGATCATAGATTGAAATATCCTGATAGGTACCATCGTTCATCTTTATGTAAAAATACTCCAAGATCCCTTGGCGGCTCACTCCAGCTGACCCATATCGGTTTATAATATCTGATAAGGTACTTTTACCCAATACAATTTCTTTTTTTGTAAGTAGTGAAATAGCTGTATTAGGGGAAACATCCATGTCTG includes:
- a CDS encoding AraC family transcriptional regulator, which produces MDWLERMKSAMDHIETNLANNISYDDIAQIACCSTYHFQRMFPFITGITLSEYIRRRRLTLAAFELQTTDARVIDVAMKYGYQSPEAFARAFKNLHGIMPISARDKGVSLKAYPRMSFHISIRGDVEMNYRIEQRGAFEMFGVYGLVSQDLQMSFTDVPQFRKQCDEDGSVDLMNELLGRFGNTVLHAALYDHTGESFKYMVCYHLPKGLEIPKRFTKLSVPALTFAIFPEPQCDLQKLWERVYTEWFPTSGYEQVEGPQFEMYYGMPGHTQGEIWIPVKKK
- a CDS encoding DUF6492 family protein, with the protein product MPVQHGIQLKRAPMIDVLIPAIEKDLSTLPQVIDNIRRYVRHPIGQIYIVSPTSNKIRNLCSRKHCIFVNERSVLPITKNDIHYQSSRWDRSGWLYQQLLKMNGDHIVRAKHFLVMDADTVLIRPHTFIVENKTVFYCRDWSQPEYFNTYRKLLDMKAPRPRSFVTHYMLFEKSKLSALKKKIETIHQLPWYKAIISNINKKKQFGFSEYETYANFMYSKNPASMILKSSMNKSLNMNASSLKEQQIRNFALKYRSLSFHKRKIYSKTPRA
- a CDS encoding sugar phosphate nucleotidyltransferase yields the protein MHIVLLCGGSGKRLWPLSNELRSKLFVDILPSPAGGRESMISRVCRQLDSSGLLDSTLIISHQDQTDITTRHTKGKIPVIGEPFKRGTFTAAALAALYLKSSGAAEPDDMICIAPADVFADEDFFRSFKLLPDILKQTHADIILIGTRPTYASEQYGYILPGRKEPNGYAPVTQFIEKPELDAAETLLQHGALWNCGVYAFSLAFMLSHIEKNGLPVHYEQLLTLYEQLPERSFDKQVAEQTQRAVVLPYEGVWQDIGSWDALCNQLDSNVLGHGRISESSPDSYIVNELPYPIHVIGVPGIITVASPDGILIANKKNSNEIKEQLGSIPLQPMYVEATWGSYRVMERLVEDENTTVTTLNMTLLPGKHIGLRQHRLGCRAWTVISGSGQVLINGQIRQVTTGNQFAITLNSLFSILAETRMVILEVQLGVPENEDSMPYEAEDWKVMIERAGSYKSPD
- a CDS encoding YheC/YheD family protein — protein: MKTKVILNNGSIKPFIPDTQRYNKANLRSMISRYGMVYIKPEIGTYGMGVIKAEMVSHQNFAYQIEQKRLTFDNFDSFHASLARLVHKRSYLIQRGIDLLKHNKRRFDIRVMIQLSPNNQWEATGVIGRLGHPKKIVTNYHSGGKPMDVHRLLESHASLKRRNELIQEMNELGLRIARHMKKKYPYLKQIGVDIGLDRRLKPWIIEVNVKPDPYIFNQLKDKTMYRRVIKYYRHAAKKTK